A genomic segment from Oncorhynchus clarkii lewisi isolate Uvic-CL-2024 chromosome 12, UVic_Ocla_1.0, whole genome shotgun sequence encodes:
- the LOC139420999 gene encoding trafficking regulator of GLUT4 1, which produces MASNTNAVPSGAEGEQQPEQTITSQPTSAEHQETAPDSSQSEPKDHLAVISEKMETSNGMCAADSSPTSSISSPKRLQHAKPTNGRARKGSRSGSLLGHGAGSPRPSISRQPSTVTEEDNGKPPRDYLILAILSCFCPLWPINIVALVFSVMSRNSLQLGNIDGARRLGRNAMVLSIVSLVGGVIIIIAAIVLNWGSIIKS; this is translated from the exons ATGGCTTCCAACACCAATGCTGTCCCCAGTGGAGCGGAGGGAGAACAGCAGCCGGAGCAGACTATCACCTCCCAGCCAACCAGCGCTGAGCACCAAGAGACAGCCCCTGACTCCAGCCAATCGGAACCCAAAGACCACTTGGCAGTAATCAGCGAGAAGATGGAGACCA GTAATGGAATGTGTGCTGCCGACTCCTCGCCTACATCTTCCATCTCGTCCCCCAAGCGACTGCAACACGCCAAACCAACCAACGGCCGGGCGCGGAAAGGAAGCCGCTCTGGGTCCCTGCTGGGTCATGGGGCAGGGTCTCCCAGGCCTTCCATCAGCCGTCAGCCCAGCACTGTGACAGAGGAGGACAACGGCAAGCCCCCTAGAGACTACCTGATCCTGGCCATCCTGTCCTGCTTCTGCCCCTTGTGGCCCATCAACATCGTGGCTCTCGTCTTCTCTGTTATG TCGAGGAACAGCCTGCAGCTGGGGAACATTGACGGGGCGCGGCGTCTGGGCCGGAACGCAATGGTGCTGTCCATCGTCTCGCTAGTTGGCggggtcatcatcatcatcgcagCCATCGTCTTAAACTGGGGAA GTATAATAAAATCCTGA